A genome region from Nycticebus coucang isolate mNycCou1 chromosome 22, mNycCou1.pri, whole genome shotgun sequence includes the following:
- the NADK gene encoding NAD kinase isoform X1 produces the protein MEMEQEKMPVNKELCPDSATYCCSACHGDEAWSYGHPIRGRAKSRSLSASPAPGSTKEFRRTRSLHGPCPVTTFGPKACVLQNPQTIMHIQDPASQRLAWSKSPKSVLVVKKVRDASLLQPFKELCTYLMEESNMVVYVEKKVLEDPAIVSDENFGAVKKKFCTFREDYDDISNQIDLIICLGGDGTLLYASSLFQGSVPPVMAFHLGSLGFLTPFNFEDFQSQVTQVIEGNAAVVLRSRLKVRVVKEPRARKVPIHNGLSENSTPTAGLDAEAGQQAMQYQVLNEVVIDRGPSSYLSNVDVYLDGHLITTVQGDGVIVSTPTGSTAYAAAAGASMIHPNVPAIMITPICPHSLSFRPIVVPAGVELKIMLSPEARNTAWVSFDGRKRQEISHGDSISITTSCYPLPSICVRDPVSDWFESLAQCLHWNVRKKQAHFPEEEEGEVGV, from the exons ATGgaaatggaacaagaaaaaatgcCCGTGAACAAGGAGCTGTGTCCAGATTCGGCCACGTACTGCTGTTCTGCGTGCCATGGGGATGAGGCCTGGAGCTACGGCCACCCCATCCGGGGCCGGGCCAAGTCCCGCAGTCTGTCTGCCTCGCCCGCACCGGGGAGCACCAAGGAGTTCAG GAGGACACGCTCTCTGCACGGGCCCTGCCCAGTGACCACCTTTGGACCAAAGGCCTGCGTGCTGCAGAACCCTCAGACCATCAT GCACATTCAGGACCCTGCAAGCCAGCGGCTGGCGTGGAGCAAGTCTCCAAAGAGCGTTCTGGTGGTCAAGAAGGTCCGTGATGCCAGCCTGCTGCAGCCGTTCAAGGAGCTCTGCACATACCTCATGGAG GAGAGCAACATGGTTGTGTATGTGGAAAAGAAGGTGCTGGAAGACCCTGCCATCGTGAGTGATGAAAACTTTGGGGcagtgaagaagaaattctgcacTTTCCGAGAAG ATTATGATGACATTTCCAATCAGATAGACCTCATCATCTGCCTGGGAGGGGACGGGACCCTGCTGTATGCATCCTCTCTGTTCCAG GGCAGTGTGCCTCCGGTCATGGCCTTCCACCTCGGCTCCCTGGGCTTCCTGACACCATTCAACTTTGAGGACTTTCAGTCTCAAGTTACCCAGGTGATAGAGG GGAATGCAGCTGTTGTCCTTCGGAGCCGGCTGAAGGTCAGGGTGGTGAAGGAGCCCAGGGCCAGGAAGGTGCCCATCCACAACGGGCTCAGTGAGAACAGCACACCCACTGCGGGCCTGGACGCGGAGGCCGGGCAGCAGGCCATGCAGTACCAG GTCCTGAACGAGGTGGTGATTGACAGGGGCCCCTCCTCGTACCTGTCCAACGTGGACGTCTACCTGGACGGACACCTCATCACCACAGTGCAGGGCGACG GAGTGATCGTGTCCACCCCGACGGGCAGCACGGCGTATGCAGCCGCAGCCGGGGCCTCTATGATCCACCCCAACGTGCCAGCTATCATGATCACACCCATCTGCCCCCACTCGCTATCCTTCCGGCCCATCGTGGTCCCCGCAGGGGTTGAGCTGAAG ATCATGCTGTCACCAGAAGCACGGAACACAGCGTGGGTGTCCTTTGACGGCCGGAAGAGACAGGAGATCAGCCATGGAGACAG CATCAGCATCACTACCTCTTGCTACCCGCTGCCCTCCATCTGCGTGCGAGACCCTGTGAGCGACTGGTTTGAGAGCCTGGCGCAGTGCCTGCACTGGAATGTGCGCAAGAAGCAGGCCCACTTCCCCGAGGAGGAGGAGGGCGAGGTGGGTGTGTGA
- the SLC35E2B gene encoding solute carrier family 35 member E2B isoform X3, translating to MSSSVRAQALEETDPGSEEKLRGKSLLTWGSLFGHRSEGSPSESVLTVTITETTVIESDLGVWSSRALLYLTLWFFFSFCTLFLNKYILSLLEGEPSMLGAVQMLSTTFIGCIKIFVPCCLYQHKTRLSYPPNFIMTMLFVGLMRFATVVLGLVSLKNVAVSFAETVKSSAPIFTVILSRMILGEHTGLLVNLSLIPVMGGLALCTATEMSFNILGFSAALSTNIMDCLQNVFSKKLLSGDKYRFSAPELQFYTSAAAMAMLIPAWIFFMDVPVVGRSGKSFSYSQDIVLLLLTDGTLFHLQSVTAYALMGKISPVTFRWPSLLDGPLLPGSPRGTVTLQAWAHQVR from the exons ATGTCATCCTCAGTGAGGGCCCAGGCCCTGGAGGAGACCGATCCCGGCTCTGAGGAGAAGCTGAGAGGAAAGTCTCTTCTCACCTGGGGTTCTCTTTTCGGTCATCGGAGCGAAGGCAGCCCCAGTGAGAGCGTGCTGACCGTCACCATCACAGAGACCACAGTCATTGAGTCGGACCTGGGCGTGTGGAGCTCGAGGGCACTCCTTTACCTCACTCTCTGGTTCTTCTTCAGTTTCTGCACCCTCTTCCTCAACAAGTACATCCTGTCGCTGCTGGAGGGCGAGCCCAGCATGCTGG gTGCTGTGCAGATGCTGTCAACCACGTTTATCGGATGTATCAAAATATTTGTTCCTTGCTGTTTATATCAGCACAAAACCCGGCTTTCTTATCCACCCAATTTCATCATGACTATGCTGTTTGTGGGTCTAATGAG gTTTGCAACAGTGGTTTTGGGTTTGGTCAGCCTGAAAAATGTGGCGGTTTCGTTTGCTGAGACGGTGAAGAGCTCCGCCCCCATCTTCACCGTGATCCTGTCTCGGATGATTCTAGGGGAGCACACTG GGTTGCTGGTCAACCTCTCTCTCATCCCAGTCATGGGAGGGCTGGCGCTGTGCACAGCCACTGAGATGAGCTTCAATATCCTAGGGTTTTCAGCTGCGTTATCCACCAACATCATGGACTG tTTGCAAAACGTTTTTTCAAAAAAGCTCCTCAGTGGGGACAAGTACAGGTTCTC GGCCCCGGAGCTGCAGTTCTACACCAGTGCTGCTGCCATGGCCATGCTAATCCCAGCCTGGATCTTCTTCATG GATGTGCCGGTAGTTGGGAGGAGTGGGAAGAGCTTCAGCTATAGCCAGGACATCGTGCTGCTGCTTCTCACTGATGGTACCCTGTTCCACCTGCAGAGTGTTACGGCCTATGCCCTCATGGGGAAAATCTCCCCTGTGACTTTCAG
- the SLC35E2B gene encoding solute carrier family 35 member E2B isoform X4 produces MSSSVRAQALEETDPGSEEKLRGKSLLTWGSLFGHRSEGSPSESVLTVTITETTVIESDLGVWSSRALLYLTLWFFFSFCTLFLNKYILSLLEGEPSMLGAVQMLSTTFIGCIKIFVPCCLYQHKTRLSYPPNFIMTMLFVGLMRFATVVLGLVSLKNVAVSFAETVKSSAPIFTVILSRMILGEHTGLLVNLSLIPVMGGLALCTATEMSFNILGFSAALSTNIMDCLQNVFSKKLLSGDKYRFSAPELQFYTSAAAMAMLIPAWIFFMDVPVVGRSGKSFSYSQDIVLLLLTDGTLFHLQSVTAYALMGKISPVTFSPQADIPCMFSPGRRGARF; encoded by the exons ATGTCATCCTCAGTGAGGGCCCAGGCCCTGGAGGAGACCGATCCCGGCTCTGAGGAGAAGCTGAGAGGAAAGTCTCTTCTCACCTGGGGTTCTCTTTTCGGTCATCGGAGCGAAGGCAGCCCCAGTGAGAGCGTGCTGACCGTCACCATCACAGAGACCACAGTCATTGAGTCGGACCTGGGCGTGTGGAGCTCGAGGGCACTCCTTTACCTCACTCTCTGGTTCTTCTTCAGTTTCTGCACCCTCTTCCTCAACAAGTACATCCTGTCGCTGCTGGAGGGCGAGCCCAGCATGCTGG gTGCTGTGCAGATGCTGTCAACCACGTTTATCGGATGTATCAAAATATTTGTTCCTTGCTGTTTATATCAGCACAAAACCCGGCTTTCTTATCCACCCAATTTCATCATGACTATGCTGTTTGTGGGTCTAATGAG gTTTGCAACAGTGGTTTTGGGTTTGGTCAGCCTGAAAAATGTGGCGGTTTCGTTTGCTGAGACGGTGAAGAGCTCCGCCCCCATCTTCACCGTGATCCTGTCTCGGATGATTCTAGGGGAGCACACTG GGTTGCTGGTCAACCTCTCTCTCATCCCAGTCATGGGAGGGCTGGCGCTGTGCACAGCCACTGAGATGAGCTTCAATATCCTAGGGTTTTCAGCTGCGTTATCCACCAACATCATGGACTG tTTGCAAAACGTTTTTTCAAAAAAGCTCCTCAGTGGGGACAAGTACAGGTTCTC GGCCCCGGAGCTGCAGTTCTACACCAGTGCTGCTGCCATGGCCATGCTAATCCCAGCCTGGATCTTCTTCATG GATGTGCCGGTAGTTGGGAGGAGTGGGAAGAGCTTCAGCTATAGCCAGGACATCGTGCTGCTGCTTCTCACTGATGGTACCCTGTTCCACCTGCAGAGTGTTACGGCCTATGCCCTCATGGGGAAAATCTCCCCTGTGACTTTCAG
- the NADK gene encoding NAD kinase isoform X2 yields MEMEQEKMPVNKELCPDSATYCCSACHGDEAWSYGHPIRGRAKSRSLSASPAPGSTKEFRRTRSLHGPCPVTTFGPKACVLQNPQTIMHIQDPASQRLAWSKSPKSVLVVKKVRDASLLQPFKELCTYLMEESNMVVYVEKKVLEDPAIVSDENFGAVKKKFCTFREDYDDISNQIDLIICLGGDGTLLYASSLFQGSVPPVMAFHLGSLGFLTPFNFEDFQSQVTQVIEGNAAVVLRSRLKVRVVKEPRARKVPIHNGLSENSTPTAGLDAEAGQQAMQYQVLNEVVIDRGPSSYLSNVDVYLDGHLITTVQGDGVIVSTPTGSTAYAAAAGASMIHPNVPAIMITPICPHSLSFRPIVVPAGVELKVRANAFPPFPVYHAVTRSTEHSVGVL; encoded by the exons ATGgaaatggaacaagaaaaaatgcCCGTGAACAAGGAGCTGTGTCCAGATTCGGCCACGTACTGCTGTTCTGCGTGCCATGGGGATGAGGCCTGGAGCTACGGCCACCCCATCCGGGGCCGGGCCAAGTCCCGCAGTCTGTCTGCCTCGCCCGCACCGGGGAGCACCAAGGAGTTCAG GAGGACACGCTCTCTGCACGGGCCCTGCCCAGTGACCACCTTTGGACCAAAGGCCTGCGTGCTGCAGAACCCTCAGACCATCAT GCACATTCAGGACCCTGCAAGCCAGCGGCTGGCGTGGAGCAAGTCTCCAAAGAGCGTTCTGGTGGTCAAGAAGGTCCGTGATGCCAGCCTGCTGCAGCCGTTCAAGGAGCTCTGCACATACCTCATGGAG GAGAGCAACATGGTTGTGTATGTGGAAAAGAAGGTGCTGGAAGACCCTGCCATCGTGAGTGATGAAAACTTTGGGGcagtgaagaagaaattctgcacTTTCCGAGAAG ATTATGATGACATTTCCAATCAGATAGACCTCATCATCTGCCTGGGAGGGGACGGGACCCTGCTGTATGCATCCTCTCTGTTCCAG GGCAGTGTGCCTCCGGTCATGGCCTTCCACCTCGGCTCCCTGGGCTTCCTGACACCATTCAACTTTGAGGACTTTCAGTCTCAAGTTACCCAGGTGATAGAGG GGAATGCAGCTGTTGTCCTTCGGAGCCGGCTGAAGGTCAGGGTGGTGAAGGAGCCCAGGGCCAGGAAGGTGCCCATCCACAACGGGCTCAGTGAGAACAGCACACCCACTGCGGGCCTGGACGCGGAGGCCGGGCAGCAGGCCATGCAGTACCAG GTCCTGAACGAGGTGGTGATTGACAGGGGCCCCTCCTCGTACCTGTCCAACGTGGACGTCTACCTGGACGGACACCTCATCACCACAGTGCAGGGCGACG GAGTGATCGTGTCCACCCCGACGGGCAGCACGGCGTATGCAGCCGCAGCCGGGGCCTCTATGATCCACCCCAACGTGCCAGCTATCATGATCACACCCATCTGCCCCCACTCGCTATCCTTCCGGCCCATCGTGGTCCCCGCAGGGGTTGAGCTGAAGGTCAGAGCCAACGCCTTTCCACCTTTTCCAGTCT ATCATGCTGTCACCAGAAGCACGGAACACAGCGTGGGTGTCCTTTGA
- the SLC35E2B gene encoding solute carrier family 35 member E2B isoform X5 — protein MSSSVRAQALEETDPGSEEKLRGKSLLTWGSLFGHRSEGSPSESVLTVTITETTVIESDLGVWSSRALLYLTLWFFFSFCTLFLNKYILSLLEGEPSMLGAVQMLSTTFIGCIKIFVPCCLYQHKTRLSYPPNFIMTMLFVGLMRFATVVLGLVSLKNVAVSFAETVKSSAPIFTVILSRMILGEHTGLLVNLSLIPVMGGLALCTATEMSFNILGFSAALSTNIMDCLQNVFSKKLLSGDKYRFSAPELQFYTSAAAMAMLIPAWIFFMDVPVVGRSGKSFSYSQDIVLLLLTDGTLFHLQSVTAYALMGKISPVTFRMKQMWPCSH, from the exons ATGTCATCCTCAGTGAGGGCCCAGGCCCTGGAGGAGACCGATCCCGGCTCTGAGGAGAAGCTGAGAGGAAAGTCTCTTCTCACCTGGGGTTCTCTTTTCGGTCATCGGAGCGAAGGCAGCCCCAGTGAGAGCGTGCTGACCGTCACCATCACAGAGACCACAGTCATTGAGTCGGACCTGGGCGTGTGGAGCTCGAGGGCACTCCTTTACCTCACTCTCTGGTTCTTCTTCAGTTTCTGCACCCTCTTCCTCAACAAGTACATCCTGTCGCTGCTGGAGGGCGAGCCCAGCATGCTGG gTGCTGTGCAGATGCTGTCAACCACGTTTATCGGATGTATCAAAATATTTGTTCCTTGCTGTTTATATCAGCACAAAACCCGGCTTTCTTATCCACCCAATTTCATCATGACTATGCTGTTTGTGGGTCTAATGAG gTTTGCAACAGTGGTTTTGGGTTTGGTCAGCCTGAAAAATGTGGCGGTTTCGTTTGCTGAGACGGTGAAGAGCTCCGCCCCCATCTTCACCGTGATCCTGTCTCGGATGATTCTAGGGGAGCACACTG GGTTGCTGGTCAACCTCTCTCTCATCCCAGTCATGGGAGGGCTGGCGCTGTGCACAGCCACTGAGATGAGCTTCAATATCCTAGGGTTTTCAGCTGCGTTATCCACCAACATCATGGACTG tTTGCAAAACGTTTTTTCAAAAAAGCTCCTCAGTGGGGACAAGTACAGGTTCTC GGCCCCGGAGCTGCAGTTCTACACCAGTGCTGCTGCCATGGCCATGCTAATCCCAGCCTGGATCTTCTTCATG GATGTGCCGGTAGTTGGGAGGAGTGGGAAGAGCTTCAGCTATAGCCAGGACATCGTGCTGCTGCTTCTCACTGATGGTACCCTGTTCCACCTGCAGAGTGTTACGGCCTATGCCCTCATGGGGAAAATCTCCCCTGTGACTTTCAG